One window of Triticum dicoccoides isolate Atlit2015 ecotype Zavitan chromosome 5A, WEW_v2.0, whole genome shotgun sequence genomic DNA carries:
- the LOC119303843 gene encoding WAT1-related protein At5g64700-like, giving the protein MGRTSPYVVSFLVRFIYGVMQILTKVALNQGTSTYVLVFYRHVIATMVLLPIAFATERKTAPQLSHKVCLKLFVHALYGVSASLNIASVGLNYASATSATAVQNLQPVLTFFLALLLGMESLKLKSFHGIVKVSGIVLCAVGVAVLALYQGPELKSIIHHPLFHHTRRVDIHASRSWILGILLQSLATLLFALWTVFQGPLLGEYPSMLLNTTLQIVFATVQSFFMALVMERDFSRWKLRLDVGLVAIVYCGVVVSAFSGYLLIWVIDKSGPVFLAMTVPLTFVITIVLSLLIGEAVTLGSVISGALMVGGLYNVLWGKRIEQVALSKQGGIEANAASFDLEEQESGAPVPLT; this is encoded by the exons ATGGGGAGGACATCGCCTTATGTTGTTTCATTTCTCGTAAGGTTTATCTATGGGGTTATGCAGATACTCACCAAAGTTGCTTTAAACCAAGGTACAAGTACATACGTTCTTGTCTTCTACAGGCATGTAATAGCTACAATGGTGTTACTGCCCATTGCTTTTGCAACTGAAAG GAAAACCGCCCCACAACTGTCACACAAAGTCTGTCTGAAGCTATTTGTGCATGCATTATATGG GGTGTCTGCTTCTCTAAACATAGCATCTGTTGGCCTCAATTATGCTTCAGCAACTTCCGCTACTGCAGTACAAAATCTCCAACCAGTGTTAACTTTCTTTTTGGCTCTTCTGTTGGG AATGGAGTCATTGAAACTAAAGAGCTTTCATGGGATTGTGAAAGTTTCTGGTATAGTGCTTTGTGCCGTTGGTGTTGCCGTACTAGCGCTATACCAAGGACCTGAGCTCAAATCCATCATCCACCACCCTCTTTTTCATCACACAAGGCGAGTTGATATTCATGCCTCAAGGAGCTGGATATTGGGAATTCTCCTGCAGTCTCTTGCGACTCTACTGTTTGCTCTTTGGACAGTGTTTCAG GGCCCTTTGCTGGGGGAGTACCCGTCCATGCTGCTTAACACGACCCTGCAAATTGTCTTTGCGACCGTTCAATCTTTTTTCATGGCTCTTGTGATGGAGCGAGATTTTTCAAGATGGAAGCTGAGGCTGGATGTAGGTCTTGTCGCAATCGTCTATTGT GGAGTAGTTGTTTCCGCATTTTCAGGTTACCTGCTGATCTGGGTGATTGACAAGTCCGGCCCGGTATTCCTGGCCATGACAGTGCCCCTAACTTTTGTTATCACCATCGTTCTGTCACTCCTCATCGGAGAAGCAGTCACCCTTGGAAG TGTAATAAGTGGCGCGCTGATGGTTGGTGGCCTGTACAATGTTCTATGGGGGAAGAGGATAGAGCAAGTAGCTCTCAGCAAGCAAGGAGGCATTGAAGCAAATGCAGCAAGCTTTGATTTGGAGGAACAAGAAAGCGGCGCACCAGTTCCATTAACGTGA
- the LOC119303842 gene encoding pentatricopeptide repeat-containing protein At1g59720, chloroplastic/mitochondrial: MLPSLAATPLPNTSTHRSPSSSSSSSSVQLLRSLARSRRADLAHRALLLFRSLHASPSPPPPHFSLPAALSAASFLSALPEGRQLHALAAKLALAPAHTVVANSLLHLYASCGLPDAALALFRLIPSKSLVSWNTAIDALASNGDHLGALDLFREMQRDTTLAPDAYTVQSVLGACAGAGALSLGVYAHALLLRELGGHGDVSRDVLINNSLVDLYGKCGAVELARQVFDRMPERDITSWNVAILTLANHGCVRESVELFDRMTRVENVVPNAITFVAVLSACNHGGMVEEGRRYFQMMVSEYRIKPRIEHYGCMVDILARAGFIEEALDVVSGMNCRPDAIIWRSLLDACSRQNAGVELSEAMAKLALDVPDDAVSGVYVLLSRVYAFAQKWNDVGMVRRLMSDEGLKKEPGFSSIEMDGLVHQFVAGDTSHPRSEEIYAKLDEIQQRLASSGYKPDLSEARMVAGMDHTKGAALRLHSERLAISFGLLKATPGAPIRILKNLRVCKDCHTISKLISELYGVEIIVRDRIRFHHFKDGACSCKDYW; encoded by the coding sequence ATGCTCCCCTCCCTCGCCGCCACGCCGCTTCCCAACACCTCCACTCACCGGAGCccctcatcctcatcctcctcctcctccgtccagCTCCTCCGCTCGCTCGCGCGCTCCCGCCGCGCGGACCTcgcccaccgcgcgctcctcctctTCCGCTCCCTCCACGCCTCCCCGTCCCCGCCGCCCCCGCACTTCTCCCTCCCGGCGGCGCTCTCCGCCGCCTCCTTCCTCTCCGCGCTCCCCGAGGGCCGCCAGCTCCACGCGCTAGCGGCCAAGCTCGCGCTCGCCCCAGCCCACACCGTCGTCGCCAACTCCCTCCTCCACCTCTACGCTTCCTGCGGCCTCCCCGACGCCGCGCTCGCGCTCTTCCGGCTCATCCCCTCCAAGTCCCTCGTCTCCTGGAACACCGCCATCGACGCGCTCGCCAGCAACGGCGACCACCTCGGCGCGCTCGACCTCTTCCGGGAGATGCAGCGGGACACGACCCTCGCGCCCGACGCCTACACCGTGCAGAGCGTCCTCGGCGCGTGCGCCGGCGCGGGCGCGCTCTCGCTCGGTGTCTACGCGCACGCGCTGCTGCTGCGCGAGCTCGGGGGCCACGGCGACGTGTCCCGCGACGTGCTCATCAACAACTCGCTCGTCGACCTTTACGGCAAGTGCGGAGCCGTCGAGCTCGCGCGGCAGGTGTTCGACCGGATGCCCGAGCGGGACATCACGTCGTGGAACGTGGCGATCCTCACGCTCGCCAACCACGGATGCGTGCGTGAGTCCGTGGAGCTGTTTGATCGGATGACGCGGGTGGAGAATGTTGTGCCGAACGCAATCACGTTCGTCGCTGTTCTTAGCGCGTGCAACCATGGTGGGATGGTGGAGGAAGGCAGAAGATACTTCCAGATGATGGTCAGCGAGTACAGGATCAAGCCGAGGATCGAGCACTACGGGTGCATGGTGGACATATTGGCACGAGCTGGCTTCATCGAAGAGGCCCTGGATGTCGTGTCTGGCATGAACTGCCGGCCTGATGCCATCATCTGGAGGAGCCTTCTAGACGCATGCTCCAGGCAGAACGCCGGGGTAGAGCTTAGCGAGGCCATGGCCAAGCTGGCACTCGATGTTCCGGATGATGCTGTCAGTGGTGTCTACGTCCTGCTCTCGAGGGTCTACGCATTCGCACAGAAGTGGAACGATGTGGGCATGGTCCGGCGGTTGATGAGCGACGAGGGTCTCAAAAAGGAGCCAGGGTTCAGCTCCATTGAAATGGATGGCCTGGTTCATCAGTTTGTCGCAGGCGACACGTCACACCCTCGGTCGGAGGAGATATACGCGAAGCTGGATGAGATCCAGCAGAGGCTTGCGTCCTCTGGATACAAGCCAGACTTATCAGAGGCTCGTATGGTTGCTGGCATGGACCATACCAAGGGCGCCGCCCTCCGCTTGCACAGTGAGCGGCTAGCCATATCGTTTGGTTTACTCAAGGCGACACCCGGTGCACCTATTCGGATCCTGAAGAACCTGAGGGTGTGCAAAGACTGCCATACTATCAGCAAGCTCATATCAGAGCTCTATGGTGTTGAGATCATTGTTAGGGACCGGATTCGGTTTCACCATTTCAAGGATGGAGCATGTTCCTGCAAAGACTACTGGTGA